A section of the Hippea sp. KM1 genome encodes:
- a CDS encoding 4Fe-4S dicluster domain-containing protein encodes MEKTKRKHRYAMVIVQDRCIGCMACYSACKAEWNVPLNREMFRTEVLEIESEKEDGTPKVVFMPILCNHCENAPCVEVCPTGASYKREEDGIVLVEPSMCIGCKACMEACPYNARYYNEELTAVDKCTFCLPRISNGLEPACVATCVGEARNFGDLNDKDSKVSKLLRDAKKVWKLQEDKGTQPNVYYVSLNY; translated from the coding sequence ATGGAAAAGACAAAGAGGAAACATAGATATGCAATGGTTATTGTTCAGGATAGATGTATAGGGTGTATGGCCTGCTATAGCGCCTGCAAGGCCGAGTGGAATGTGCCCTTAAACAGGGAGATGTTCAGGACTGAGGTTTTGGAGATTGAGTCTGAGAAGGAGGACGGCACCCCCAAGGTGGTTTTTATGCCGATACTCTGCAACCACTGCGAGAATGCTCCCTGTGTTGAGGTTTGCCCAACAGGTGCGAGTTATAAAAGGGAAGAGGACGGCATAGTTCTTGTGGAGCCCTCCATGTGTATAGGGTGCAAGGCCTGCATGGAGGCCTGCCCCTATAACGCAAGGTATTATAACGAGGAGCTAACGGCTGTTGATAAATGCACATTCTGCCTGCCACGAATCAGCAATGGTCTTGAACCGGCTTGTGTGGCAACCTGCGTTGGAGAGGCTCGAAATTTTGGCGACTTGAACGATAAGGATAGCAAGGTTTCCAAATTGTTGAGGGATGCAAAGAAGGTTTGGAAGCTCCAGGAGGATAAGGGCACCCAACCCAATGTGTATTATGTTAGCTTGAACTATTAA